One window of Brachybacterium ginsengisoli genomic DNA carries:
- a CDS encoding PAC2 family protein, protein MSRIAITAFSGWNDAGEAATGVIEHLHEVWPARPVGAVDAEEYIDFQVNRPEIGTTEEGLRVIDWPDTRLDLVTPPRGPEIVTVMGPEPSLRWKRFCDEVLEQLQALDVSVVISLGALLADSPHSRPLPVSAQVEPVPAQPVTGSELYTGPVGVPTILARRTAAAGLRTTSIWVQVPHYVSQNSSPKAVLGLMREVQDLVSAPIPIEELVEDAEAWERGVDELARTDEDVADYVRRLERAQDAAGLPEASGDAIAKEFERFLRRRRDTE, encoded by the coding sequence ATGAGTCGAATCGCCATCACGGCTTTCAGCGGATGGAACGATGCCGGCGAGGCGGCCACCGGGGTGATCGAGCATCTGCACGAGGTCTGGCCCGCTCGCCCGGTGGGTGCGGTCGATGCCGAGGAGTACATCGACTTCCAGGTCAACCGCCCCGAGATCGGCACCACCGAGGAGGGGCTGCGGGTCATCGACTGGCCCGACACCCGCCTGGACCTGGTGACCCCGCCGCGCGGTCCCGAGATCGTGACCGTCATGGGCCCTGAGCCCTCGCTGCGCTGGAAGCGCTTCTGCGACGAGGTGCTCGAGCAGCTGCAGGCCCTCGATGTCAGCGTCGTGATCTCCCTGGGCGCTCTGCTCGCAGACTCGCCGCACTCCCGGCCGCTGCCGGTCTCTGCTCAGGTGGAACCCGTGCCGGCGCAGCCGGTGACCGGCTCCGAGCTGTACACAGGGCCCGTCGGCGTGCCCACGATCCTCGCGCGCCGCACCGCGGCGGCCGGGCTGCGCACCACGAGCATCTGGGTGCAGGTCCCCCATTACGTCTCCCAGAACTCGTCGCCGAAGGCGGTGCTGGGGCTGATGCGCGAGGTGCAGGATCTCGTCAGCGCCCCGATCCCGATCGAGGAGCTGGTCGAGGACGCCGAGGCGTGGGAGCGAGGGGTCGACGAGCTCGCCCGCACCGATGAGGACGTGGCCGACTACGTGCGGCGCCTGGAGCGCGCCCAGGACGCGGCCGGGCTCCCGGAGGCCAGCGGTGACGCGATCGCGAAGGAGTTCGAGCGCTTCCTGCGCCGACGCCGCGACACCGAGTGA
- a CDS encoding site-2 protease family protein, producing MTTPTVRLGPLPPLRVSPGTLITVLLFAVLMYPGLSRGGVAPSTAVLLAVGIGLFMIVSVLVHEAAHALVARAFGADVDHIALTLWGGHTQYRSRRMSTLGSLLVSLSGPLANLLLAALSHGVVQLTEVGSAGAVFFSVSSWLNLVLALFNLLPGLPMDGGRALETLLGAALRNPGLGTRITAWLGRAIAVAVVAYPLWRILRDGGAGGFSLLSLVWAMLIAGMLWQGASQALRGATLQDRVTTLDASALASPVRVVPLGTPLGHLDPAEDLSQVLVLDRTTARQGTVGRVLRIDPAAAGSVPADQRASTPVEAVSGAMGDLGALPAALRGDDLLQAMLEHPAPAYLVLAEDGTASGVIMSADVNALLRGR from the coding sequence ATGACGACCCCCACGGTGCGCCTCGGGCCCCTGCCGCCGCTGCGCGTCAGCCCCGGCACGCTGATCACCGTGCTGCTGTTCGCAGTGCTGATGTACCCCGGCCTCTCCCGCGGGGGCGTCGCCCCGAGCACCGCCGTGCTGCTGGCGGTCGGCATCGGCCTGTTCATGATCGTCTCGGTGCTCGTGCACGAGGCGGCGCACGCCCTGGTGGCCCGGGCCTTCGGCGCCGACGTCGATCACATCGCCCTGACCCTCTGGGGAGGGCACACCCAGTACCGCTCGCGCCGGATGTCCACCCTCGGCTCCCTCCTGGTCTCGCTCTCCGGGCCGCTGGCGAACCTCCTGCTCGCCGCGCTGTCCCACGGAGTCGTCCAGCTCACCGAGGTCGGGTCCGCCGGGGCCGTCTTCTTCTCGGTCAGCTCCTGGCTGAACCTCGTCCTGGCCCTCTTCAACCTCCTGCCCGGTCTGCCGATGGACGGAGGCCGCGCGCTGGAGACCCTGCTCGGAGCGGCGCTGCGGAATCCGGGCCTCGGCACCCGGATCACGGCCTGGCTGGGCCGCGCGATCGCCGTGGCCGTGGTCGCCTACCCCCTGTGGAGGATCTTGCGGGACGGCGGTGCGGGCGGGTTCTCCCTGCTGAGCCTCGTCTGGGCGATGCTGATCGCCGGGATGCTCTGGCAGGGCGCCTCGCAGGCGCTGCGCGGTGCGACCCTGCAGGACCGCGTCACCACCCTGGATGCCTCCGCTCTGGCCTCTCCCGTGCGGGTCGTCCCCCTGGGCACGCCGCTGGGACACCTCGATCCCGCCGAGGACCTCTCGCAGGTCCTGGTCCTGGACCGCACGACGGCCCGGCAGGGAACCGTCGGCCGCGTGCTGAGGATCGACCCCGCCGCCGCGGGATCGGTCCCCGCCGATCAGCGCGCGAGCACCCCGGTCGAGGCCGTCTCCGGGGCGATGGGCGATCTCGGTGCGCTGCCGGCCGCTCTGCGGGGCGACGACCTCCTCCAGGCGATGCTCGAGCATCCGGCCCCCGCCTACCTCGTCCTGGCCGAGGACGGCACGGCCAGCGGTGTGATCATGAGCGCGGACGTCAACGCCCTCCTGCGCGGACGGTGA